A genomic region of Thermocrinis sp. contains the following coding sequences:
- a CDS encoding FtsW/RodA/SpoVE family cell cycle protein, translated as MFTDRWIAYSVVLLFIMGEVAIISSNVLGAGEFKYETLRRPLSQMISFIFGLFLANFVSRMDYKKLFSKKIAYSFIFLSFLLLMAVLIKKIATGKPVDRWLIGKSVQPLEFLKISVVIFLAYYIVAKGSLRSFMLISWAFLLIFSNVLLLTLQPDKGGAVFVLILSLSIMYVGGIPYKLYLPLLALAFLFSYNLLKTGYVSERIAAWMDPFAEAEEEGYQIIQSLYAFAKGGPFGVGIGKGIQKMGVLPESDTEYVMSVIGEELGFVGVMLVLSLYAILIGRMFYYSVKITEPFGKLLMFGFAMNFSLAFLWNLSMATNLIPPKGIALPFVSYGVSSMTASMIMVGLAQSVIRVWHRERTFSTLTDLTHS; from the coding sequence ATGTTTACAGATAGGTGGATAGCTTATTCTGTAGTATTACTATTCATAATGGGGGAGGTTGCGATAATTAGTTCTAACGTGCTCGGTGCTGGAGAATTCAAGTACGAAACTCTTAGGAGGCCCCTCTCGCAAATGATATCCTTTATCTTTGGCCTTTTTTTGGCTAATTTCGTGAGTAGAATGGACTACAAAAAGCTTTTTAGCAAAAAAATAGCCTATTCTTTTATATTTCTTTCCTTTCTTTTACTTATGGCAGTATTAATTAAAAAAATTGCTACAGGGAAGCCTGTGGATAGATGGTTGATAGGTAAAAGCGTGCAACCTTTAGAATTCCTGAAGATATCTGTCGTAATTTTCTTAGCGTACTACATAGTGGCTAAAGGTTCCCTAAGAAGTTTTATGTTGATTTCATGGGCCTTTCTTCTGATATTTTCCAACGTTTTACTTCTTACCCTACAACCTGATAAAGGGGGGGCAGTATTTGTGCTCATTCTTTCCCTCAGCATAATGTACGTTGGGGGTATTCCGTATAAACTTTATCTTCCTCTATTGGCTTTAGCTTTTCTCTTTAGCTATAACCTTTTGAAGACTGGTTATGTTTCCGAAAGGATAGCGGCATGGATGGATCCTTTTGCGGAAGCTGAGGAGGAGGGCTATCAGATAATTCAATCTTTATACGCCTTCGCAAAAGGAGGTCCCTTTGGTGTAGGTATAGGAAAGGGTATTCAGAAAATGGGTGTCCTTCCTGAATCTGATACAGAATACGTAATGTCGGTAATAGGCGAAGAGCTTGGTTTTGTTGGAGTTATGTTAGTTCTGAGTTTGTATGCCATACTCATAGGTAGGATGTTTTATTATTCGGTGAAAATAACAGAACCTTTTGGAAAGCTTTTAATGTTTGGTTTTGCTATGAACTTTTCCCTTGCCTTTCTCTGGAATTTGAGCATGGCTACCAATCTAATTCCACCAAAAGGTATAGCACTACCCTTTGTTAGCTACGGTGTTTCTAGCATGACAGCTTCAATGATTATGGTAGGATTGGCTCAGTCGGTTATCAGAGTTTGGCATAGGGAAAGGACTTTTTCTACGCTAACTGACTTGACGCACTCATAA